In one window of Deltaproteobacteria bacterium DNA:
- a CDS encoding metal ABC transporter substrate-binding protein, with protein MKKLFIFLVMILNLSLTGLSYGQLKVVTTYPYIGDLTQKIGGDKVEVFVLGKGTEDPHFIVPKPSFIARLRGADLLIINGAGLETGFIPVLVRQANNPRIQTAKGFLDLSQQVNLIEVPTNVSRSEGDIHAEGNPHFALDPHNIPVLAGAIKAKLCDLDVKNRLEYEKRFAEFRKQWDGKLKEWDHRLSRLKGEKVIQYHQLFNYFLSAYGLSIAGTVEPKPGIPPTARYIEELIEAAKAHQVNFILQDVYHEKRSARFVAEKTGAKNILLPHDIGAVPEARDLVSLFEEIVRRLSK; from the coding sequence ATGAAAAAATTGTTCATATTTTTGGTTATGATATTGAATTTATCCTTAACCGGCCTCTCCTATGGCCAACTAAAAGTAGTGACCACCTATCCCTATATAGGCGACCTCACCCAAAAAATAGGAGGGGATAAGGTAGAGGTCTTTGTCTTAGGCAAGGGGACGGAAGATCCCCATTTTATTGTTCCCAAACCCTCATTTATTGCCAGACTCAGAGGGGCGGACCTGCTCATCATCAATGGGGCTGGTCTTGAAACAGGTTTTATCCCGGTCCTGGTCCGGCAGGCCAACAATCCCCGGATCCAAACAGCAAAGGGATTTTTGGATCTTTCACAGCAGGTCAATCTCATCGAAGTGCCCACCAATGTTTCCCGGTCTGAAGGAGATATTCATGCCGAAGGCAATCCCCACTTCGCCCTGGACCCCCATAATATTCCTGTTCTGGCCGGGGCCATAAAAGCCAAGCTTTGCGATCTGGACGTCAAAAACCGCCTGGAATATGAAAAAAGATTTGCCGAGTTCAGGAAACAATGGGACGGAAAGCTGAAGGAGTGGGATCATAGACTTTCCCGTCTGAAAGGGGAAAAGGTTATTCAATATCACCAGCTCTTTAACTATTTTCTCTCTGCTTATGGGCTATCCATAGCAGGGACTGTCGAGCCCAAACCGGGGATTCCACCCACGGCCAGGTATATCGAGGAACTTATAGAAGCGGCCAAAGCCCATCAGGTGAATTTTATCCTGCAAGATGTCTATCATGAAAAAAGAAGCGCCCGGTTCGTGGCTGAAAAGACCGGGGCAAAAAATATCCTTCTTCCCCATGATATCGGGGCG